A region from the bacterium genome encodes:
- a CDS encoding PfkB family carbohydrate kinase — translation MKRRLREIVRRFKAATVLVVGDVIADVYVLGNTSRISREAPVLILEFDSEQVFLGGAGNAANNVRACGARTFLAGVLGTDAHGDAVWAEAQRRGIESDALLRLEAVNTSIKTRILAGGRHRARQQIVRMDRCAAPKLDDEARSNLLARTQKAAQAADGIIISDYGHGLVSDELYQAVRGIAGERDVPITVDTRYGLLRYSSVTAQTPNETEIEEVLKVPLQTDDVRLAQTAEMLRKKLSLEAILVTRGSKGMMLLDENGSESIPIFGADEVADVTGAGDTVVAVFTTALAAGATFSEAAHLANIAGGLVVMKRGTATVSAEELLAALESFS, via the coding sequence ATGAAGAGAAGACTGCGTGAAATCGTCCGGCGCTTCAAAGCCGCGACAGTTCTCGTAGTTGGCGATGTGATCGCAGACGTTTACGTGCTCGGCAACACGTCGCGAATCTCTCGCGAGGCGCCCGTGCTAATACTGGAGTTCGACTCGGAGCAGGTCTTTCTTGGAGGAGCTGGCAATGCTGCAAACAACGTTCGCGCCTGCGGAGCAAGGACGTTTCTGGCCGGCGTTTTAGGCACGGACGCCCACGGCGACGCCGTCTGGGCAGAGGCGCAGAGGCGAGGCATCGAGAGCGACGCTCTCTTGCGCCTCGAGGCCGTGAACACGTCGATCAAGACGAGGATACTCGCCGGGGGTCGGCACAGGGCGCGCCAGCAGATCGTCAGGATGGACAGATGCGCTGCGCCAAAGCTTGATGATGAGGCCCGCTCAAACCTACTTGCTCGAACCCAGAAGGCAGCTCAGGCTGCCGACGGCATCATCATCTCAGATTACGGCCACGGACTCGTCTCAGACGAGCTTTACCAGGCTGTTCGAGGCATCGCCGGGGAGCGGGACGTCCCGATCACGGTCGATACGCGATACGGCCTGCTGCGCTACTCAAGCGTAACCGCCCAAACACCGAACGAGACCGAGATCGAGGAGGTTCTTAAAGTCCCGCTTCAGACGGACGACGTCAGGCTTGCTCAGACCGCCGAGATGCTCCGTAAAAAACTCTCGCTCGAGGCGATTCTTGTTACACGCGGGAGCAAGGGGATGATGCTGCTGGACGAGAATGGCAGCGAGTCGATACCGATCTTCGGCGCCGATGAGGTCGCTGACGTGACCGGCGCGGGAGATACTGTCGTGGCCGTTTTCACAACGGCGCTTGCAGCTGGCGCGACGTTCAGCGAGGCAGCCCACCTCGCCAACATCGCCGGCGGGCTAGTCGTGATGAAGAGGGGGACGGCGACTGTCTCGGCGGAGGAGCTCCTTGCGGCGCTCGAGTCCTTCTCCTGA
- a CDS encoding cyclic nucleotide-binding domain-containing protein — protein MQNIDVIRATSLFEGVGEEALAVFAKNAIASSYGAKSVIAAEGSLGDCLFIIKSGSVDVILNRDTKGAVKIAELAAGDFAGEMSLIDSQPRSASLIARQDTKVLIITRAALLDLHSKDFDAFMRIIVNITRRIGNRLRETDKVLANIAR, from the coding sequence ATGCAGAATATCGACGTCATCAGAGCGACTTCTCTGTTCGAGGGAGTTGGCGAGGAGGCCCTGGCGGTCTTCGCCAAGAACGCCATCGCCAGCTCCTACGGGGCCAAGTCCGTCATAGCCGCCGAAGGCAGCCTGGGCGATTGTCTGTTCATAATCAAGTCAGGCTCGGTTGATGTAATACTGAACCGCGATACAAAAGGTGCAGTTAAGATAGCAGAGCTTGCGGCCGGCGATTTTGCGGGCGAGATGTCTCTGATCGACAGCCAGCCCAGGTCTGCGTCTCTCATTGCGAGACAAGACACAAAGGTGCTGATTATCACGAGGGCGGCATTGCTCGATCTGCACTCGAAGGACTTCGATGCGTTTATGAGGATCATCGTGAACATCACTCGAAGAATCGGCAATCGGCTTCGTGAGACCGACAAAGTCCTGGCCAACATCGCCAGATGA
- the tig gene encoding trigger factor, translated as MRVTAASREGEQQTLDVELSPKEVDEEFGRAYNRYRKSVIAPGFRPGKALNSAVQRKFGSKVKQEVRESLLKAYSMLATQEQNIPLIDSPKVESLVPLEESKPFAFRLNVRANFVPEVRGYDRIHVRIAPAKQVTPEQVDEMIERLRESFAVLRPVEGPDVEVKVGNRITVDAAFLGRENDEVIVSAPGESVEVLSAETRLYGQHLVGRRSEEEAVGDYTVPDDFPDEALRGRQVRASVKVKEIKKLNLPPLDDSFAEMVGETQTLEELRNLLEHGVQDKYDREHQQMKEQAMLDRLLECNPLEVHPKVLKSRTVRMMIGMVEEGLLNKEHSEDEFEAIARKLEPVVLDTLKRELLVSQVALQEGIDATQDEIDGVVKHSGLRPRAERNAKDYLIERFRITLMARAKVIDVKTIEFLLTRLECELITDTAGEQARCDETEGPQQAQ; from the coding sequence ATGAGAGTAACGGCCGCGTCGAGGGAAGGCGAGCAGCAGACGCTTGATGTCGAGCTCAGCCCGAAGGAGGTGGACGAGGAGTTCGGTAGAGCCTATAACCGCTACCGCAAGTCGGTAATCGCCCCTGGTTTCAGGCCCGGCAAGGCACTGAACAGCGCTGTTCAGCGCAAGTTCGGCAGCAAGGTCAAACAGGAGGTTCGCGAGTCGCTTTTGAAGGCGTATTCAATGCTGGCAACGCAGGAGCAGAATATCCCCCTGATAGACTCTCCCAAGGTAGAGTCGCTCGTGCCACTTGAGGAGAGCAAACCGTTTGCGTTCAGGCTGAATGTCCGCGCGAACTTCGTGCCCGAGGTACGTGGATATGATCGAATACATGTGAGGATTGCGCCTGCCAAACAGGTTACACCTGAACAGGTTGATGAGATGATAGAGCGGCTCCGGGAGAGTTTTGCGGTGCTTAGGCCGGTCGAGGGTCCCGACGTTGAGGTCAAAGTTGGGAACAGGATTACGGTGGATGCAGCGTTTTTAGGCCGCGAGAATGACGAGGTCATCGTCTCCGCACCGGGCGAGAGTGTGGAGGTTCTGTCTGCCGAGACAAGATTATATGGGCAGCACCTTGTCGGCAGGAGGTCTGAGGAGGAGGCAGTCGGCGACTACACAGTGCCGGACGATTTCCCCGACGAGGCCCTGCGCGGGAGGCAAGTTCGGGCGAGCGTCAAGGTCAAGGAGATTAAGAAGCTGAACCTGCCTCCGCTGGACGATTCTTTTGCCGAGATGGTTGGCGAGACCCAGACGCTCGAGGAACTGCGTAACCTGCTCGAGCATGGAGTTCAGGACAAATACGACCGTGAACATCAGCAGATGAAGGAGCAAGCGATGTTGGACAGGCTCCTTGAGTGCAATCCGCTCGAGGTTCATCCCAAGGTTCTTAAAAGCCGCACTGTTCGAATGATGATCGGGATGGTTGAAGAGGGGCTTTTGAACAAGGAGCACTCAGAGGATGAGTTCGAGGCGATAGCGCGCAAGCTCGAGCCAGTGGTCCTCGACACACTCAAACGCGAGCTGCTTGTTTCTCAGGTGGCTCTGCAAGAGGGTATCGATGCGACGCAGGATGAGATCGATGGTGTCGTCAAGCACAGCGGGCTGCGGCCCAGGGCTGAGCGCAACGCGAAGGACTACCTGATCGAGCGATTCAGGATAACGCTTATGGCGCGAGCAAAGGTGATCGACGTCAAAACAATAGAGTTTCTTCTGACGCGTCTTGAGTGTGAGCTGATCACCGATACTGCGGGTGAGCAGGCAAGATGCGACGAGACAGAAGGACCGCAACAGGCTCAATAG
- a CDS encoding ATP-dependent Clp protease proteolytic subunit: protein MALVPMVVEETGRGERAYDIYSRLLKDWIIFLHGPIHDELASLIVAQLLFLEAEDPEKDISLYINSPGGSITAGLAIYDTIQYVKADVSTICFGLAGSMAALLLAAGAPSKRYSLPHGTIMLHEPAGGYEGKFTDLDIYRNEMSRKREIMYEMLVKHTGQPLRKIKQDTSRDFFMSASEAKKYGIIDGTFDSRK from the coding sequence ATGGCACTTGTGCCGATGGTAGTTGAGGAGACTGGTAGGGGCGAACGGGCTTACGACATCTATTCTCGTCTTTTGAAGGACTGGATAATATTTCTGCACGGGCCGATCCACGACGAGCTGGCAAGCCTCATCGTTGCACAGCTGTTGTTCCTTGAGGCGGAAGACCCTGAGAAGGACATCAGCCTCTATATCAATAGCCCCGGCGGAAGCATCACGGCGGGCCTGGCGATATATGACACGATTCAGTACGTCAAGGCCGACGTCAGCACGATCTGCTTCGGACTGGCTGGAAGCATGGCGGCCTTGCTGCTTGCCGCCGGAGCCCCCAGCAAACGCTATTCGCTGCCGCACGGGACTATCATGCTGCACGAGCCGGCCGGCGGCTACGAGGGCAAGTTCACGGACTTGGACATCTATCGCAATGAGATGTCGAGAAAACGAGAGATAATGTATGAAATGCTGGTCAAGCACACAGGCCAACCACTGCGCAAGATAAAGCAAGACACCTCGAGAGACTTCTTCATGTCCGCATCCGAGGCGAAGAAGTATGGAATAATCGATGGGACATTCGATAGTAGGAAATGA
- a CDS encoding M36 family metallopeptidase, which yields MTGQRFIVCLLAMVAFIAAFPGILHAFVQPQNESAVPEVPLAQHQAGAPTQAQLDYLDSLTAQRPVAVQFSEKTGSPRSVSGRLYWAKRADESLVAREAIDRFGQLYSIRPSEDALTLVKTSRSYSYSHYRFEQEYEGIPVWRAGLSVHIDGAGVVRRLNGEFYRGIHCATEPLLTAQDAEDVALSFLSPSEETDLSQQARLVIAPTERFRLAYQVKVFCRKPLGLFVLLVDAQNGDLLYLKNELLFSRVTGNVYDVNPGETPQAEMPIRDMKATAGVNVYYTDAEGYYDAEGEVSAHIEGPYCKALNDDFSRASWDGDATFVWDYAPTSTHFDEVCAFYHVNLIHAWLKDHLEFDGMDLPISVTVHYSEDMNNAFYSPTYNSISLGDGTLRDPAHDADIVMHEYGHAVVHNTASRDFSAQSLDEGYADYFTCSLHDDPLVGEWWMPPYLRNLDNDMVYPFDLVGEGHHDGQIWSGALWDIRKKYGADVADRIALGTLYYYGSETPSFLDARDAALDADEECFGSEHRNSIVEIFSKRGISDVSIASWSISEVEGNGDGVADPGETLDLSVQVRNLTGSMVSSSFIALQSDSPFIEVTDGLTQLPIVQGHEKVQCASPFRFKIATGCPADGVLEFGVKIGFDVDALIFAGAIRMTLGRSPEVAFLEHRIYDFVGNGDQEANPGELIVILPTLSNTGNATASNVRIRTFVRSPYVNARGGYQGQISTNTASYGDIEPGQTIEASESQNNIIEILESDTPDGYEYDVDYDLLEQGGRRWTGSFPVTVTGNDQTPPWVAYSEGSPTQVNQGSSFYVVALVIEPGRIASIGGELHNRAGDGLGKVLFTRYTQDLYVGFGAMPANEDVFLDITAEDANGNEGTKRNACAFGPTTFTQESNVLFVADDFADAEGMRHKTLEALAQKGLSADVWETEIRQLPGKSTLSKYAGGLVIFDAKYNPYYMSHYPYLAYRPVAVADAMQLGANVLLTGQLVGSYYNMYNEGGTFFEDTFHCEVGGTRSGDESLAIVGKSGDVIGDALSVGLSGTEEFPATPDYLTPLEGCDTFLHFADDESQKMGVRAENLNARGVYLTFEIGDVDDAEQGEMLFSRAVDWLMGSAETPSGVPVFAAGFVNTDLNAAGGEFEMQAYANPAFPIESLDLYIGGSPLGISLDETLPYFYTLDMHVGSLVPGYYTLELVASLRNGRQIVVWPYLPVGDYDDWQVDQRAAFTGGAGPKNPDAPRVLLAGFFSSELTPESGGTLNPVAMVDDPDGLSDIASVVLSFENHPGVAKEIELLDDGLSGDFAAGDGIYGMIMTKPYELPRGLHLLHITARDADGNTGEWPELVVNQ from the coding sequence ATGACAGGTCAAAGGTTCATTGTTTGTTTGTTGGCTATGGTCGCTTTCATAGCGGCGTTTCCGGGCATCTTGCACGCTTTTGTTCAGCCGCAAAATGAGTCGGCAGTTCCAGAAGTGCCATTGGCACAGCACCAAGCAGGAGCGCCAACTCAGGCGCAGCTAGACTATCTCGATTCGCTGACTGCCCAGCGGCCAGTCGCTGTGCAATTCAGCGAGAAGACGGGCAGCCCTCGTTCCGTCTCAGGACGGCTTTACTGGGCCAAACGTGCGGACGAGTCGCTCGTGGCGAGGGAGGCTATCGACCGTTTTGGGCAGCTTTATTCAATCCGTCCTAGCGAGGATGCCCTGACCCTTGTCAAGACGTCGCGGTCCTACAGCTACTCTCACTACAGGTTTGAGCAGGAATACGAGGGCATCCCAGTCTGGCGGGCAGGTCTTTCCGTTCACATCGATGGCGCTGGCGTGGTACGCAGGCTCAACGGCGAGTTCTACCGTGGGATACACTGCGCAACGGAGCCTTTACTTACGGCCCAGGACGCGGAGGATGTTGCTCTTTCGTTTCTCTCGCCGAGCGAGGAGACCGACCTCTCGCAGCAGGCCAGGCTGGTCATCGCGCCGACGGAGCGCTTTCGTCTTGCCTATCAGGTGAAGGTGTTCTGTCGGAAGCCGCTGGGCCTTTTCGTCCTGCTGGTCGATGCGCAGAACGGAGACCTTCTATACCTTAAGAACGAGCTTCTTTTCAGCCGGGTCACCGGAAACGTCTATGACGTCAACCCGGGCGAGACGCCGCAAGCAGAGATGCCGATTCGGGACATGAAGGCCACCGCCGGCGTTAACGTCTATTACACCGATGCGGAGGGGTATTACGATGCGGAGGGCGAGGTCTCTGCCCATATAGAAGGGCCCTACTGCAAAGCGCTCAACGATGACTTCAGTCGGGCATCTTGGGATGGCGACGCTACCTTCGTGTGGGACTACGCTCCGACGAGCACGCACTTTGACGAGGTCTGTGCCTTCTATCACGTCAACCTGATACACGCTTGGCTCAAGGACCACCTCGAGTTCGACGGGATGGACTTACCGATAAGCGTAACCGTCCACTACAGTGAGGACATGAACAACGCGTTCTACAGCCCCACCTACAACAGTATCTCCTTGGGCGACGGCACGCTGCGAGACCCCGCCCACGATGCTGACATAGTGATGCACGAATATGGGCACGCAGTCGTTCACAACACTGCCTCGAGGGATTTCTCCGCTCAGTCGCTCGATGAGGGCTATGCGGACTATTTCACGTGCAGTCTGCACGATGACCCGCTGGTCGGCGAGTGGTGGATGCCCCCTTATCTTCGGAACCTGGATAACGACATGGTCTATCCATTCGACCTAGTCGGCGAGGGGCATCACGACGGCCAGATATGGTCTGGTGCGCTGTGGGACATCCGCAAGAAGTATGGGGCGGATGTGGCAGACAGGATCGCCCTGGGAACGCTCTACTATTATGGCAGCGAGACTCCATCTTTTCTGGACGCAAGAGACGCGGCACTCGACGCGGATGAGGAGTGCTTCGGTTCGGAGCACCGAAATAGCATCGTCGAGATTTTCTCCAAGAGAGGCATCTCAGACGTTTCCATCGCCAGCTGGTCAATCAGCGAGGTTGAGGGCAACGGCGACGGCGTAGCTGACCCGGGCGAGACGCTCGACCTCAGCGTGCAGGTGAGGAATCTGACTGGTAGTATGGTCTCCTCGTCGTTCATCGCGCTTCAGTCCGACTCGCCGTTTATCGAGGTAACTGATGGCCTCACGCAGCTTCCGATAGTTCAGGGGCATGAGAAAGTTCAGTGCGCCTCGCCTTTCCGCTTCAAGATCGCGACTGGCTGCCCGGCGGACGGCGTTTTGGAGTTCGGGGTGAAGATAGGATTTGATGTGGATGCTCTTATCTTCGCAGGCGCGATTAGGATGACGCTCGGGCGCAGTCCGGAGGTTGCGTTTCTGGAGCATCGGATATACGATTTTGTTGGGAACGGGGACCAGGAAGCCAACCCGGGCGAGCTGATCGTCATTTTGCCAACGCTATCCAATACCGGCAATGCTACCGCGTCAAACGTTCGAATAAGGACATTCGTGAGGAGTCCATACGTGAACGCCAGGGGCGGCTATCAAGGGCAGATCTCCACCAACACCGCATCGTACGGCGACATTGAGCCAGGTCAGACGATAGAGGCTTCTGAGAGTCAGAATAACATCATCGAGATACTGGAATCTGACACTCCGGACGGCTACGAATACGATGTGGATTACGACCTCTTGGAGCAGGGCGGCCGGAGATGGACTGGCAGCTTCCCCGTAACCGTTACCGGCAATGACCAGACGCCGCCCTGGGTCGCGTACTCCGAAGGGTCGCCAACTCAAGTCAATCAGGGGAGCTCGTTCTACGTCGTGGCGCTCGTGATCGAGCCGGGAAGGATCGCATCGATCGGCGGCGAGCTGCACAACAGGGCCGGCGATGGGCTGGGCAAGGTCCTGTTTACGCGCTACACGCAAGACCTGTACGTAGGCTTTGGGGCGATGCCGGCGAACGAGGATGTCTTCCTTGACATCACGGCCGAAGACGCCAACGGCAACGAGGGGACCAAGAGAAACGCCTGCGCGTTTGGCCCGACGACGTTCACGCAAGAGTCTAACGTCCTCTTCGTTGCGGACGACTTCGCTGACGCCGAGGGCATGAGGCACAAAACCCTCGAGGCGCTTGCACAAAAGGGCCTTTCGGCTGACGTGTGGGAGACCGAGATCAGGCAGCTTCCCGGCAAGTCAACGCTCAGCAAGTACGCCGGTGGCCTGGTTATTTTCGATGCTAAGTACAACCCATACTACATGTCCCACTATCCGTATTTGGCATATAGACCTGTCGCGGTGGCAGATGCGATGCAGCTCGGCGCGAACGTTCTCTTAACGGGCCAGTTGGTCGGGTCATACTACAACATGTATAATGAGGGCGGGACATTCTTCGAGGACACCTTCCACTGCGAGGTCGGCGGCACTAGATCGGGGGATGAGAGCCTTGCCATCGTTGGCAAGTCGGGGGACGTCATAGGCGATGCGCTCAGTGTTGGTCTGTCGGGCACCGAGGAGTTTCCCGCCACGCCTGACTACCTCACGCCGCTTGAAGGCTGCGATACGTTTCTGCATTTTGCTGATGACGAGAGTCAGAAGATGGGAGTCCGCGCTGAGAACCTGAACGCACGCGGAGTCTATCTTACGTTTGAGATCGGTGACGTCGATGACGCCGAACAGGGAGAGATGCTCTTTTCAAGGGCGGTTGACTGGCTCATGGGCTCAGCCGAGACACCGTCCGGAGTGCCGGTCTTTGCGGCCGGCTTTGTCAATACCGACCTGAACGCGGCTGGCGGGGAGTTCGAGATGCAGGCCTACGCTAACCCAGCGTTCCCCATAGAGAGCCTCGACCTCTATATTGGGGGCAGCCCACTAGGTATTTCGCTCGACGAGACGCTTCCCTATTTCTACACTCTTGATATGCACGTCGGGTCGCTCGTGCCGGGCTACTACACGCTTGAGCTTGTCGCCTCGCTCAGAAACGGGAGGCAGATCGTGGTCTGGCCATACCTGCCGGTAGGCGACTACGACGACTGGCAGGTTGATCAGCGGGCGGCGTTCACGGGCGGCGCTGGGCCGAAAAACCCCGACGCGCCAAGAGTGCTGCTGGCTGGGTTCTTCTCGTCCGAGCTCACGCCAGAATCGGGCGGCACGCTCAATCCGGTCGCTATGGTCGATGACCCAGATGGTCTCTCTGACATCGCATCAGTAGTTCTGTCGTTCGAGAACCATCCGGGCGTGGCTAAAGAGATCGAGCTTTTGGACGACGGACTAAGCGGGGATTTCGCGGCCGGAGACGGTATATATGGCATGATCATGACCAAGCCATACGAGCTCCCACGCGGGCTTCACCTGCTCCACATCACCGCCCGAGACGCAGACGGGAACACTGGCGAGTGGCCAGAACTGGTTGTGAACCAATAG